The Sabethes cyaneus chromosome 3, idSabCyanKW18_F2, whole genome shotgun sequence DNA window CTTGTTTAGCTTCTGGGCAAAAGCGCCAAAAGTGTCCTTTCCTCTGACAATTCCAACAGAATACTTCACTTTGACCCCTTTGCTCAGACTCTCTTCCAACTTTTGCCTGATTTGTCTTGCGTGTTGTTTTCGCTTCAATCGCGTTCAGTTCTCCGTCCGACTCTTCATAATACTCTGCTACCACTGCGTGCACTTCCTGACCAACTCCCCTCGAACGAGGATTAAATAAGGTTTGTTCGAGCGCATcgaaacgatagcatttttgtgCTAAATCTTCCACAGAATGAATGTCCTCTAAGGCTAATCGTCGCTTGTAAGACATTTTCATGTTTTCCACTACAAGCTCGAATTTATCAAATTCAGACATGGGGTGTATTAATCTTTGTTCTAAAGCATCCAGATCCGTCAGAAACGCACTAAAAAGTTCGTTAGGCTTCTGTTTCCGAGCTCTCATCTCGTCTTTAATAAACCGATCACGATTTGGGTTATCGTACCGCATGGTTAAATAATATAGCAACGCATCCCAAGTGCTAAACTTGTCCACGTAGGTCGTATACCAGGTGTATGCATCGCCTGTGAACAGCAGGTGCGCATGCGGCTTAAGTTCCTCCTTTTCAATTTCGTACGATCGGCATAACATATCGATTGTTCTTAGGAAAGACACCAAAGGAACGGTACTGTTATCTCCACTAAACTTCGGCCAAGTCCCGATAATTTTACAAATTTGATGCGGGTGTCGTTCCGTTCGTCTTTGTCCATTCGACGACGATCGTCGCGGTTCAAATGGATTTTCCGCTATATTATTAATGTCAATCAGCGGGGTACTTCTGGGCTGGGGGAAATCCGACTCACGCGGTACAGTTCGATTGAACGCTGCATCTGTACATATGCGACTGCGTGCTACCGATGGTGGTACTTTAAGTTCACCAGGAACGACAGACCAACGTCGTAACTCCTGACTCCTCTTTGCCATAATGGATTCCGGATGTAATGCCTCTGGGATTGGTGCTCTAGAGATGTTCATCACTTCCGTATCTCGAAGATTCGTCCCTAGAAGTCCTTCAGCTAGGCGGTCAACGGTCTCCTGTACCACAATTTGCCTCCGTTCACTTGAAAGGTATTGTTCGATGCATTTCCTTACATACTCGTTGATTTCCGAAACATGCACATATTCGTTTGTCTCCCGTGTTGGCGGTCGAACAGGCACGTCCCGATTCACGTAGCTATTTCCAAAGCCAGCAGGGGTTCGTTCTACTCTGTCCCTTCTTTCCGAGGGTGGTCCTAGTGGTGACTGAGCAGCTCTGTTTTCGCTTACTGTACGTTCCGAGAATGATACCCGTCGTCGCAGTTCTAAGTTCTTCGGGGTGGTCCCTGTCGGTCTCAAAGGTTCCACTACTATTGCACCCGATGGTCCTGATTCTTCTCTCGATCTCTCTGTACTTGGAATATTCTCCCCTTCTTGTTGCACTTTCGCTAATTCATCAGCCAGCGGCGGAATCGATTCAAAAATTTCATCACTATCACTCACTACCTCACTGAAATACGTTGACAGCATAACTTTAATAATATCTACCAAAATACTCCGACTTTCTTCTTGTTCGGGTGTATCGACAAAACACCAACGCAATCTATTATAGTAATGGTACAATCTTGCTTTCGCGGCGGGATTGAAATCGttcaaaattgaattttcaatttccaCTAAACGCGGTTCAATAAGTGCGCACTCTTCTGATGCCGTACGCGAACTACTATACcgtcgtttttccttttcatcATCACGTAACCGATTTCGTAACCGACGTTCCTTATCTTGCCTAGTTCCCTCGATTGAGGATCCGCGTAAGATAAGTTCATAGTCGAGTTCGTATTCTTCTAAATGCGAAACATTCATCCGGTAAAAATGTGCCACATCCTGGGCTTTCCCGCACTGGGCAACCTCAGGTTGAGCCTCAGCCATTATTAGACTCgaaaaaagcaaatttaatatttagttcaggtaaaaaaaaaaacaattgtaaaaataattaatttgtaGAGTAAAAAGAAatatagaaaaatgaaaatataatacaATTTAAACCTAATCCTACACCTACGAATGCCTATACTAAACGTTACCTATATATATACAAATCCGAAACCCACTTAAATTTATTCCAAatgtaaaattcaaatttactaaaaaaaaatttcccactTTGCAGATTTTCGACTAAAGAACGTGGCCCCACGTTGGGCGCCAAAATGTAACTTCGCCTTTTGTTCCTTCCGACTCAATCGTTCGTATTCGGAACTCTGTGGCAGTTTACTACACTCTAGTGACTTAAGCGCCACTTCCCTAAGCCAGAGAAGGCCACTAGAGCACGTCGATGTCCGGCCAAAGACTCTTACCACCGGGCGGGTGTAACGAAATCCAAACCACAAAGTCTAACCAAAATACTGCGAAAATCGTTTAGGGAGCGCGAGACCAAATCAGCACCACGTTTACCTTTAACACTCTAATGGAGGCGCACAATCGTTACGTTAATCGAACAGGGTCAACTTTTACTAATCGCACTAACCAAAATGCCTTTTTTTAGTTTCCCGACTTCAAGTGTTTTATTCACATCTAACTCGACCCGACTCAAAATAATTTGTGCAGATTCTTCCTAGCTTTTCTTTTGGCGCCACTAGCTTATTTTTATTTGCTTCTACCCAACTTTCACTTTTTTTCGTTCTTCTGAGCTCAAACATGCGTGCTTACTTGCTTTCGTGGACGGATTAACAAGTGTCCAACGGTGGTCGAGATCATCCCACGTGGTTTCTAGGCGAGCAGCAGTATCAGTGGCAGGTCGTATGCGCTGGGTGGCGGCACCGCGGCCGATGTTGACGACGGCCAAGAATTCGTCGGGGTAAATGCGTCCCCGGAACACTGTCGGTGGAGAACCAGCGGCTTGCCAGACAGCACGACCACAATCCACCCTCGAGTTTCAGCCTAGACTAGCACCCACGTTGAATTGGTGGGTGAACCTATTCAACGTGTTCACATTAGTTGGTTTTCACTTACTTCGACAACTTTTATCCTTACCTGAATCAGcacaaatttcaaaataattttctaaaactttaACTATATAGTTTTTCCGAACGCGTACTGCAAAGTTAAAAAACTAGTTAAAACACATCTTGGTCCTAAATGTTTCAAACACTCACAATCCAATTTCGAATTAAATATTCACTCGCGTATCAACTTAAATATCAAATTAACTTATTCAAATTAAATGATTCACACTGCTCGATAAAGTTTAACTTAACTCGAGTACGGTCTCCACCAAAGTGAACGAGTCGATCACGCTTTCCACCTCACAAGCGATCGAAAGGTGTTAGCGTGCTGTGCTCTGATTGGTCGTTTTCTATTTACTTGCTCCCGCTACCTACTACTCAATCAGTTATATAGGAAATTTCTGGAAGTTTCCCGAATGATGTCATAACGTCGGTACAACGTGGCAGAAATCCCCCTCAATTTATACCATCCAGTAACACTGTGTATTCTGTCTTATCTAACGTTTTACTATTCCTCGCTAGGTGTCGCTTTATCTTATATGCAACGATGCAAGTCGTGCCCACACAACGTttcattcgaaaattttctaacttatcATTTGCTAACTCGAACTTGCACCTAAATTTCAACGTACATAAACACATGTAACAAGGTATATTGTTACAAAGCACAGAATTGAATAGTAGGTTTACTAGAAATGTCAACGTCTATTGCAAAACTGCCATATTTTAGATCTCGTATAGGTCACCTACTTCAGTGATAAAGCTACTGAATTTTCAAATTACATTAACAATTCAATGTGATTGATTGGATCAATTCATAAGTTGCGGAAACGTCAACGCCAAAGGTAACTACGAGACAAAACACGGGCATCTGAGTTTCAGTAAGAATGGGAATGCTCAGGCTGCAAAACCGTTTGCTTTGGCTGCTGAGCCTTTTCGGTGTCCTGCTCTTTCCAAACCTGTTGGCCAAGGGACAGACGCGATACTGGTATTATACCTGCCATGTGATTATAGTGCAAACTATTTTCATTTCGATTGGTGTAATGATAATCAATATGCCGTGGGTATTGAATTTCGCTCCCACTTTGgacaaaacatcgacatttgTGCTTATTGTCGCTTACTGTCACTGGCATATCATTATAACTTCGATTGCCTTGCACAGTGCCTTGAACAAAAAGAAGTTAGTAGCTTTTTTCgagatttttgaaaatgttgaaCGCGAAAGCGAGCCATACTCGTCTTGGTTTTCATTGTTGTTTGATATCGCAATTAGTGTAACGATAGGAGCACGAATAGTTTATATATTCTGGACACCCTTTTATCACTCCATTGGTTTAATAACCGGGATCAAGGATGCTGTGTTGGTGGTGATATTTGATTTATATAATATTCACGTAATAAGCCTTGTTTGGAGTGTCAGAAAACATTGTCGTTGTTTGAATAATCGACTGAGTGATGTCTTAAGATTTGGCAGCTATGAGCAGATCGTCGATACGTTGAAAGCCAGTGACTTAATTTATTCACTACTGCAAGCTTTCAATAACTATTATGGGCAATTTTTCCTAAAAATGTGTATGACAGCGTTTGTTAGGTGTTGTTTGGcgttttattttctctttttggcCTCCAAAGACTTGGCCATTGTTATCGAAGTTTTGAAAGCTTTGTGCTTGTACACTTGGTGGCACTGCACAATCATATTCATACTCTTTAGCATTTGCAACAGTGCAACAAC harbors:
- the LOC128740453 gene encoding putative gustatory receptor 2a yields the protein MGMLRLQNRLLWLLSLFGVLLFPNLLAKGQTRYWYYTCHVIIVQTIFISIGVMIINMPWVLNFAPTLDKTSTFVLIVAYCHWHIIITSIALHSALNKKNYEQIVDTLKASDLIYSLLQAFNNYYGQFFLKMCMTAFVRCCLAFYFLFLASKDLAIVIEVLKALCLYTWWHCTIIFILFSICNSATTAVNETVLCMRFFQDCNIVDSKITRQINRCLLKNLHKKMAFRAVGFFDVNRRTIHMVLSSVITYFVILIQFQQLDSA